The DNA sequence TTTTGTAAAGCGCTTGCGGCTCAACGGCAGCAGATGCCACCAGCCGCACTTTTCTTTCATAGAAGGCATCAATCAGCGTGACGAAACGCTTGGCTTCGTTCCTGTTGGCGGCACTGAGCTCGGGGATGTGGTCAATGAAGACCGTACTAAAACATTCAGCGATCTTCAGATAGTCGGCAGCACCCAAAGGCTTTGCACAGAGGTCCGCGAAGCTAAAACGCGCCACCTCGTGAACAGCTTGTGGAACTTCTACAGCACGGCCTTTGACGGCAAGTGTCCTTGGCTTGGGTTTCAGACTGTTTGTCAGACTATCGAAACAGGCATCCATTTTGCGATCTGCGCCCATATCAAGCGGTACGTAATAGACAGCCATACCGTTCATGCGGTCGAGCCGGTAATCCGTGTCGCTATCAAGCGGCACCACCTCCATGGCCTGTTCCACCAGATCAATGAAAGGCAGGAAACGGTGGCGGTTGAGCCCCCCTTCATAGAGGCCCGACGGCGCCCTGTTGGAGGTGGCGACCACGACCACGCCCAGCTCAAACAACCGGGTGAACAACCGCCCGAGAATTGAAGCATCCGCAATATCGTGCACCTGAAACTCATCGAAGCAGAGCAGCGTCGCTTCGCGCGCGATCTGGGAGGCCACAGGCAGGATAGGATCATCGCCCTTGGCCTGCCCTGCCTTTTCTCGTTTGCGCCAAGCGAAGATCCGCTCATGGGTTTCCGCCATGAACTCGTGAAAATGCACCCGGCGTTTTTGAGCAACAGGCGCTGTTTCAAAGAACATATCCATCAGCATGGATTTGCCTCGGCCCACGTCCCCCCATAGATAAATGCCTTCAGGAGGGCTAACCGGCTGACCCAGGCCCAGAAAGCGCAGCCGCCCTGTCTTTAAGCCAGGGCGCCAATCACTCAGTGCATCGTATAGCCGTTGCAGGTTGCGCACGGCGCGTTCCTGCGCAGGATCGTGGGCAATGTCCCCACCATCTGTCAGTGCGCGATACTTCTGAACCGGGCCGTCTGTCATTTAGAACGCGAGAATCCAAAAAAGAACATTTCAAGAACATGCGGCCTTTGCTACCCTTCAAGACAAAAGGAGCAAATGCCGTGACCTCACTCATATCTCTCGCCGCGCGATTTGAACAGGCATCAAAGAAGTATGCTGCCGACAATGGCATCAGGCGAACCGAAGAGTGGTTCACGCTCAAAATGCAGGAAGAGCTCGGCGAACTCACCCAGGCCTGGATGAAATGGGCGGGACATGGACGGCGAAAAGGTAAGTCGGAAACTGACCTCCACCACGACATGTCAGATGAAACAGCAGACCTTCTGGGCCACGTCCTTCTGTTCGCAAGGCAGCATAATATCGACTTGGAAGCGGCGATCAGGCGCAAATGGCGGTTCGATCCAACGACCGACACACCTTTCTCTGAAGTCGATTAGCCAAGGAGTTTTGTGAGATCCCGATAAGGCGGATCATCATTCACAAAGCTGAAACTTCCCTGGTCTCTCATCTCCTTCGCCGCTTTCAAAAAGCCGCCAAGTGCCGCGACCGCCAAAGCACTCCCTGTGCTGATCCGCTTAACGCCAGCAGCGGCCAGCTGATCAACGGTTAGCGAATGGCCTGGCAGGCCGGCCAACACATTCACGGGACGATCAACCGAGCGCACCAGTTCGGCAATCTCCTCAATATCCGTAAGGCCCGGCGCATAGAGCACGTCAGCGCCTGCGGCCTGATAGGCTTGCAGCCGTTCGATGACAGCACTGAGATTCCGGTCACCCACGACATAATTCTCAGCCCGCGCCGTCAGAACAAAAGAAATCTCACCACCATGCGCCGCCTCCGCCGCAGCTTCAATTCGAGCCTTTGCCAAATCGATAGGATAGAGCGACCGATCCGGCCTCATATCTTCAATGGAACCACCCGCAAGCCCTGCAGCAATGCCAAGCCGGATCGTTTCAGCTACCGCGTCTGGTCCATCACCCCAGCCATTTTCCAGATCCGCGTTCACCGGCAGGGAAGTCGCATCAACAATCTCCGCAACATGCGCAAGCATGGCGTCGCGCCCAACACGATTATCAAGCGTGCCAATGGAGTAGGCATAACCAGCGCTCGATGATGCAAGTGCCTCAAACCCAAGCCCCTCCAGAAGACGTGCGGTACCACGGTCGTAAGGGTTGGGGATGACGAGGGGCTTATCCTGTGCGTGGAGTGCCTTTAGTCGTTCTGCTTTTGCTTTCTGGCTCATGCGTCTTATCCCTGTTCTGGTGAGACGTTGGATATGGGGCTGGAGTATCCCGCAAGCTCGCCACTTTCGGACGCTTACAAAGCTGACGGGACCAGGAATCGTTCCAGGACTTTTCGCTGCTCATCCGTTTCCACAGGAAGGTCAAAGTGCAGATCAAGCAGCGCGACCATCTCATCGACATCTGCGATCTCATGAACGGTCTGATCTTCGCCGCGTTTTCGTTCAATGAATGTGTTGTTGAAAATCATGCGCCTTGCCTCTGCAGACGGGCGTTCAACAATCAGGTTATTGGTGAAAAGAGACTCCGGGTGGGTGGACGTGTACCAGCTCGATAGCTCGTAATCGACAGGCGATTGTGGTGTCAGGGTGAACTCGCAGACATTCGCCCACCTATCATCTGGGGCAGCCTGTCCAAGATTAGCCTGGATCGTATAGTTCTCGCCGTGCCTCACGATCCGGTGATCCTCGTGCCGCGTCTTTTGAACGAGATCAGGCTCCAGCTTTAACACGCCGGTCAGGCGAATACCGCCAAAGCCCCCATCATAGATGTAAGCGCCATCATCAAACTCAACGCAGATCAGCATATGCGTCAAAGGGGCCGCAACACCATCCTCAACCATCCAGCGCACGCGCCCGATTAAACCTCTGGCCTTGAAGCCCAATTGGCTCAAGGCGGCGAGCGCCAACCCGTTCTGCTCAAAACAATAACCACCACGACAGGCACCAACGATCTTGCTCTGCAATGTGTCGAGATCAAGCTGCACACCCTGCCCGAACAGAATGCTCAAATTTTCAAACGGAATGGAGGTAGCATGGGCAAACTGGATGGCCGTCAGATTTTCCAACGTCGGTTCCCGCCCCCCCTCATACCCGATGCGGGCAAAATAGGCTTCAATATCAATTGGCATATCGGACATGAGGAACCCCGCCACAAAAAAGGAGTGCTCCCTATGTAGGAGCACTCCTGTAAATTACCTAGAGCCAATTCGCGTTCTACACAGCTCCATATTCCCGCACCCTAATTTTTAGGGCCTATTTCATCGTGGGGATCACGAAGCTGGAGCCTTCTTTCACGCCAGTTGGCCAACGCGACGTCACGGTTTTCACCTTGGTATAGAACTTCACACCTTCCGTACCATGTTGGTTCGTATCGCCAAAGGCAGAGCGCTTCCAGCCACCGAATGAGTGATAGGCGAGCGGCACAGGGATCGGCACATTGATGCCCACCATGCCCACATTCACCTTGGACGCGAAGCTGCGGGCGGCGTCTCCGTCTCGGGTGAAGATCGCTACACCGTTGCCGTATTGATGCTCACTTGGGAGTTTGGCCGCTTCTTCAAACGTCTCCGCGCGCACGACAGAGAGAACCGGTCCGAATATCTCTTCTTTCCAGATGTCCATATCCGGCGTCACATTATCAAAGAGCGAACCGCCAATGAAAAAGCCGTCTTCATAGCCCTGCAGTTCAAAGCCACGGCCATCCACAAGAAGGTCGGCGCCTTGCTCAACACCGCGATCGATCCAGCCGGCAACCTTGTCGCGCTGCTCAGCTGTGACCATTGGGCCGTAATCCGCATCAACGTCCGTCGAAAGACCAACTTTCAGGCTTTCAACGCGCGGAATGAGTTTCTCAATCAACCGGTCACCGGTTTCCTTACCGACGGGCACAGCGACGGAGAGCGCCATGCAGCGTTCGCCAGCTGAACCATACCCAGCACCGATGAGATCATCGACGACACGATCTAGGTCAGCGTCAGGCATGATGATGGCGTGGTTCTTTGCCCCACCCATAGCCTGCACCCGCTTCCCGTGGGCGGCACCTGTTGCGTAAATATATTCTGCAATCGCCGACGAACCGACAAAGCTGATTGCTTCAACCTGCGGGTCGGTCAGAAGCGTGTCGACCGCCTCCTTGTCCCCATTGACCACATTGAGCACACCGGCAGGGGCACCCGCTTCCATGAAAAGTTCTGCCAGACGCAATGGCACGCTCGGGTCTTTTTCCGATGGCTTGCAGACAAAAGTATTGCCGCAGGCAATTGCCACACCGAACATCCACATGGGGATCATGGCCGGAAAGTTGAACGGTGTAATACCGGCACACACGCCCAGTGGCTGGCGCATGGAGTACATATCAATGTCTGGGCCGGCACCTTCGGTGAATTCACCTTTCTGGAGATGGGGAATGCCACAGGCAAACTCGATCACCTCCAGACCACGTTGAATATCGCCCCTACTGTCAGCGATCACCTTGCCATGTTCAGAAGAGAGCATCTCCGCCAGCTCATTCATATTGTCTTCAAGCAGACGTTTGAAATCAAACATGACCCGCGCGCGGCGCTGCGGGTTAGTGGCGGCCCAGCCAGGGAATGCGGCAGCAGAAGAGGCAATACCTGCCCGTACTTCATCAGCGCTCGCAAGCGGTGTCTGAGCGGTAACCTCACCCGTATTCGGATTGAAGACACCTAGTGTCCGGCCACTCGTGCCAGCGACTTTGGCGCCATTGATAAAGTGATGCAGCTCTTTGGCCATGCTCGTCACGCGATCCCGTTACCGAGTGCGTCTCCCTGGTTCAGATCTTCTTAATTTGCCCTCTGTTCCTAGCGCTCGCGACGGTTTGCTGCAAGAGCTTGAACCGTGAAGCACCGGACCCGCCCCACCAGGTGATCAAAATATTCGCCAGGGAAAAATGGATCTCAGGGCCGCTTCAGAAGCCAACCCACAATAAACGTCGCGGCAACCGCGCCTGCGAGCTGGGCGGCGATGAAGAGGGCTGCATTATCAGGATGAATGCCAGAAAATGTATCCGTAAAGGTGCGGGCAATTGTCACCGCCGGGTTGGCGAAAGACGTGGACGAGGTGAACCAATATCCAGCGGTGATGAAGAGCCCCACCGCATAGGGAACAGCCTGCGGCGCTGCCTTTATGCATCCGAGGATTGTGGTAACGAGGCCAAAAGTGGCAACAATCTCGCCGGTCCATTGGCCAGGGCCCGTGCGCACATTGGTGGAGCTTTGGATCAGCGACTGATCAAACATCAGGTGAGCCACCACGGCGCCAGCGACAGCAGCACAGACCTGCACCAGAACGTAAACACCTCCCTGTCCCCAGCCAATTTCACGACGAAGGGCGAAGGCAAGCGTCACCGCGGGATTAAAGTGGGCGCCAGATATCGGCCCAAAGATCAAAATAAGAACTGCGAGAATAGCACCGGTGGCAATTGTGTTCCCCAAAAGCGCAATCGCGTCATTTCCACCTGCAAGGCTCTCGCCCATAATTCCCGACCCCACGACGGTGGCCAGCAAAAAGAATGTCCCAAGCGCCTCAGCTGCAAGGCGACGTCCAAAATCAATTTCCTGCATGAAAAATTAGGCGCTTTCGTTCTTCTGATCGGTGGAGCTCTTACCGATTTTGTCCAATTCGCGTTTCAGCGCGAGCTCATCCAAACTGGACAGCGGAAGGTTTGCAAAAATATCAATCCGCGCCCTGATTTGACGAAACACATCCAGAAAGATCGCCCGCTTCTCTACGTCCGGACCTTCAAAAGCAGCCGGGTCTTCAAACGGCCAATGGGCGCTCGCAGGATGCCCTGGCCAAACCGGACAGACTTCTCCAGCTGCATTGTCACAAACCGTAAAAATGAAATCCATCTGCGGCGCATCATCAGCAGCAAACTCATCCCACGACTTGGACCGCAGACCATCGACAGAGATCTTCGCAATCTTGAGCGTTTCCAAAGCCGTCTCATTGGGCGCACCTGTCGGCTGGCTTCCCGCCGAGAACGCCTGAAAGGACGCTCCCGGTAGGGAATTAAGATAGGCCTCCGCAAGCAGACTGCGTGCGGAGTTACCGGTGCATAAGAACAGCACGTTGTAGGGGGTCAATCGGTCACTCATCGCTTAGCAACATCCGCCCTTGTGCGTGGGCACCGGCGTTTCTCGGACAAGCTCAGTGGCCACGGCTTCGGGTCGCAAGTCGGGTCCCGTTCCCCGCTCTTCCGTCTGGTGTTTCGTGTGGAAGGCTTCCCACATCACACCGTCCGGGTCTGTCGTCCAGCTCTTTTCTGACTTGTGGTAGCAGCAGGTCGTGACACCTTCAGGAAGATAGGGACCTTCTGCTTGTTTGAACTGTTCGAAGAGTGGTTCAAGCTCATCTTCGCTCTCAACCTGTATCCCAGCATGATTGAAACCCGTCTCTGACTGTGCAGGCTCCACCACGAAATTCACCCGAGGGTCGTCCAACATCCACTTCGCATAATCCTCGCGCTTCGTGGTTGGTTCTTGACCAAACATGGCCGAATAGAAACTGATCGA is a window from the Rhodobiaceae bacterium genome containing:
- the zapE gene encoding cell division protein ZapE: MTDGPVQKYRALTDGGDIAHDPAQERAVRNLQRLYDALSDWRPGLKTGRLRFLGLGQPVSPPEGIYLWGDVGRGKSMLMDMFFETAPVAQKRRVHFHEFMAETHERIFAWRKREKAGQAKGDDPILPVASQIAREATLLCFDEFQVHDIADASILGRLFTRLFELGVVVVATSNRAPSGLYEGGLNRHRFLPFIDLVEQAMEVVPLDSDTDYRLDRMNGMAVYYVPLDMGADRKMDACFDSLTNSLKPKPRTLAVKGRAVEVPQAVHEVARFSFADLCAKPLGAADYLKIAECFSTVFIDHIPELSAANRNEAKRFVTLIDAFYERKVRLVASAAVEPQALYKSGDGSFEFERTVSRLMEMQSADYLDAHNL
- the prpB gene encoding 2-methylisocitrate lyase codes for the protein MSQKAKAERLKALHAQDKPLVIPNPYDRGTARLLEGLGFEALASSSAGYAYSIGTLDNRVGRDAMLAHVAEIVDATSLPVNADLENGWGDGPDAVAETIRLGIAAGLAGGSIEDMRPDRSLYPIDLAKARIEAAAEAAHGGEISFVLTARAENYVVGDRNLSAVIERLQAYQAAGADVLYAPGLTDIEEIAELVRSVDRPVNVLAGLPGHSLTVDQLAAAGVKRISTGSALAVAALGGFLKAAKEMRDQGSFSFVNDDPPYRDLTKLLG
- the nat gene encoding arylamine N-acetyltransferase, coding for MSDMPIDIEAYFARIGYEGGREPTLENLTAIQFAHATSIPFENLSILFGQGVQLDLDTLQSKIVGACRGGYCFEQNGLALAALSQLGFKARGLIGRVRWMVEDGVAAPLTHMLICVEFDDGAYIYDGGFGGIRLTGVLKLEPDLVQKTRHEDHRIVRHGENYTIQANLGQAAPDDRWANVCEFTLTPQSPVDYELSSWYTSTHPESLFTNNLIVERPSAEARRMIFNNTFIERKRGEDQTVHEIADVDEMVALLDLHFDLPVETDEQRKVLERFLVPSAL
- the bauC gene encoding putative 3-oxopropanoate dehydrogenase produces the protein MAKELHHFINGAKVAGTSGRTLGVFNPNTGEVTAQTPLASADEVRAGIASSAAAFPGWAATNPQRRARVMFDFKRLLEDNMNELAEMLSSEHGKVIADSRGDIQRGLEVIEFACGIPHLQKGEFTEGAGPDIDMYSMRQPLGVCAGITPFNFPAMIPMWMFGVAIACGNTFVCKPSEKDPSVPLRLAELFMEAGAPAGVLNVVNGDKEAVDTLLTDPQVEAISFVGSSAIAEYIYATGAAHGKRVQAMGGAKNHAIIMPDADLDRVVDDLIGAGYGSAGERCMALSVAVPVGKETGDRLIEKLIPRVESLKVGLSTDVDADYGPMVTAEQRDKVAGWIDRGVEQGADLLVDGRGFELQGYEDGFFIGGSLFDNVTPDMDIWKEEIFGPVLSVVRAETFEEAAKLPSEHQYGNGVAIFTRDGDAARSFASKVNVGMVGINVPIPVPLAYHSFGGWKRSAFGDTNQHGTEGVKFYTKVKTVTSRWPTGVKEGSSFVIPTMK
- a CDS encoding aquaporin Z → MQEIDFGRRLAAEALGTFFLLATVVGSGIMGESLAGGNDAIALLGNTIATGAILAVLILIFGPISGAHFNPAVTLAFALRREIGWGQGGVYVLVQVCAAVAGAVVAHLMFDQSLIQSSTNVRTGPGQWTGEIVATFGLVTTILGCIKAAPQAVPYAVGLFITAGYWFTSSTSFANPAVTIARTFTDTFSGIHPDNAALFIAAQLAGAVAATFIVGWLLKRP
- the arsC gene encoding glutaredoxin arsenate reductase, giving the protein MSDRLTPYNVLFLCTGNSARSLLAEAYLNSLPGASFQAFSAGSQPTGAPNETALETLKIAKISVDGLRSKSWDEFAADDAPQMDFIFTVCDNAAGEVCPVWPGHPASAHWPFEDPAAFEGPDVEKRAIFLDVFRQIRARIDIFANLPLSSLDELALKRELDKIGKSSTDQKNESA
- the cadI gene encoding cadmium-induced protein CadI gives rise to the protein MKRLHVSFAVADLEKSISFYSAMFGQEPTTKREDYAKWMLDDPRVNFVVEPAQSETGFNHAGIQVESEDELEPLFEQFKQAEGPYLPEGVTTCCYHKSEKSWTTDPDGVMWEAFHTKHQTEERGTGPDLRPEAVATELVRETPVPTHKGGCC